One Scleropages formosus chromosome 8, fSclFor1.1, whole genome shotgun sequence DNA window includes the following coding sequences:
- the LOC108918093 gene encoding protein transport protein Sec24C-like isoform X3 has translation MNVNQQAHMASPYGQSHPGYQGYPQGGYGGQHMTASYSGQYAPYNGPASGYQQGGLPSGSVRPPLTSGAPVLASQDYNQYAQGGVQNGPPTMSSQAPRPPVSQSYVPAHVHPAGPQPAYRQQQSGAPPASVQQMTNQMAGMQMVSSASSLAAPVPPTSSQPPLIPAPPSFSQPPTNVTISQASPQGFYAAALPSQQSFTMSTPPSQPPVCGTAPLPSQPLFSSGPPLPAQSSFSGPPPLSHSSFPVGPPPSSQGQITPTPPPAIQPVFQGGPSPSSQSQFPGPPSQQPTVSPPSSQPQFPGPPTQQLPVPPPTSQPQFPGPLPQQPPAFHPAPAPTSGFPPVGSASPRPPSMQGPPLSHQSLSGPPMSQASQGPLSGLPATSGMPPGPPPIAMQGPPMQPGIQGYQSQQNGAFGQGGALQPGYSSPYPVQQNFGAPPIPPGPAPGPAPAPSLPGPKRLDPDSIPSPQASELPPAQRTRHRIDPDAIPSPIQVIEDDKANKSGEPFSTGVRGQVPPLVTTNFLVRDQGNASPRYIRCTAYNIPCTSDMAKQSQVPLAAVIKPLATLPPDEALSYPVDHGERGPIRCNRCKAYMCPYMQFIEGGRRFQCGFCSCVTEVPPYYFQHLDHTGKRVDCDRPELSLGSYEFLATVEYCKNNKLPQPPAYIFLIDVSYSAMKSGLVSIVCEELKTLLDYLPRETNEGESSIRVGFVTYNKVLHFYNVKSSLAQPQMMVVSDVADMFVPLLDGFLVNVGESRAVINSLLDQIPEMFADTRETETVFGPVIQAGLEALKAADCAGKLFVFHSSLPIAEAPGKLKNREDKKLIGTDKEKSLFQPQVTFYGNLAKECVAQGCCMDLFLFPNQYVDVATLGIVPSFTGGSLYKYTYFQATTDRECFLHDLRRAVQKHMGFDAVMRVRTSTGIRAMDFYGSFYMSNTTDVELAGLDCDKTITVEFRHDDKLSEETGALIQCAVLYTSCSGQRRLRVHNLAVNCCTQLADLYRNCETDTLINFFAKHAYHSVLSNPTKNVRDGLTNQCAQILACYRKNCASPSSAGQLILPECMKLLPVYLNCVLKSDVLHPGADVSLDERAYLRQLVSCMDVAESHVFFYPRLLPLQKLDLESEALPVAVRDSEERLSKGGVYLLENGLQLFLWVGANTQQELLQNIFGISSFGQIDPNMTTLPVLNNPYSKKLRDMIKSIRDQRSRYMKLLVVKQEDKLELIFRHFLVEDKNNSGGASYVDFLCHMHKEIRQLLS, from the exons ATGAATGTCAACCAGCAAGCTCACATGGCCTCACCATATGGACAGTCCCATCCTGGCTACCAGGGCTACCCTCAAGGAGGCTATGGGGGACAGCACATGACAGCTAGTTACTCTGGACAGTATGCACCCTACAATGGCCCAGCTTCAGGATATCAGCAGGGAGGCCTACCTTcag GTTCAGTACGACCACCCCTCACATCAGGGGCTCCAGTCTTGGCTTCTCAAGATTACAACCAGTATGCCCAGGGAGGGGTTCAGAATGGTCCTCCTACCATGAGCAGTCAAGCACCAAG GCCCCCTGTCTCCCAGTCCTACGTGCCTGCTCATGTGCATCCTGCTGGCCCCCAGCCAGCCTACCGACAGCAGCAGAGTGGTGCTCCGCCCGCAAGCGTTCAGCAGATGACCAATCAGATGGCCGGAATGCAAATGGTTTCTAGTGCGTCGTCCCTGGCTGCTCCGG TTCCACCAACATCCTCACAGCCTCCCCTCATACCTGCCCCCCCTTCATTCTCTCAGCCTCCCACTAATGTTACCATATCACAGGCTTCCCCTCAAGGTTTCTATGCAGCTGCCCTTCCCTCACAGCAGTCCTTTACCATGTCCACCCCACCATCCCAGCCCCCTGTTTGTGGAACAGCACCTCTTCCTTCACAGCCACTGTTCTCCAGTGGGCCACCTCTTCCAGCTCAGTCCTCATTTAGTGGGCCACCCCCTCTTTCACACTCCTCTTTTCCCGTTGGACCCCCACCTAGTTCCCAGGGCCAGAtaacccccacacccccacctgCAATCCAGCCTGTTTTTCAGGGGGGTCCTTCACCTTCTTCCCAGTCTCAGTTCCCTGGTCCCCCATCTCAGCAGCCCACTGTTTCACCACCTTCCTCTCAGCCTCAGTTCCCTGGCCCCCCAACTCAACAGCTCCCTGTTCCTCCACCTACCTCCCAACCCCAGTTCCCTGGTCCCCTACCTCAGCAGCCCCCTGCTTTCCATCCTGCCCCTGCTCCCACCTCTGGCTTCCCTCCAGTAGGTAGTGCTTCCCCTAGACCTCCAAGCATGCAGGGACCACCCCTGTCTCACCAGTCCTTGTCAGGGCCTCCCATGTCCCAGGCCAGCCAAGGACCTTTGTCAGGGCTGCCAGCCACATCTGGGATGCCTCCTGGCCCACCTCCCATAGCCATGCAAGGCCCTCCAATGCAGCCGGGAATTCAGGGATACCAGTCACAGCAAAATG GTGCTTTTGGGCAGGGCGGAGCACTGCAACCTGGTTATTCCAGTCCCTATCCCGTGCAGCAGAATTTTGGAGCTCCACCCATTCCTCCTGGCCCAGCCCCAGGCCCAGCCCCAGCCCCCTCTCTACCAGGCCCAAAGAGGCTGGATCCTGACTCTATCCCCAGTCCG caagcCTCTGAGCTTCCTCCTGCGCAGAGAACAAGACATAGAATAGATCCAGATGCTATCCCCAGCCCA ATTCAGGTGATTGAGGATGATAAAGCCAACAAGAGCGGTGAGCCGTTCAGtacaggggtcagaggtcaggttCCCCCCCTCGTAACAACCAATTTCCTGGTCAGAGATCAAG GCAATGCCAGCCCCCGGTACATCCGCTGCACAGCCTACAACATACCCTGCACATCAGACATGGCCAAGCAGTCGCAGGTGCCTCTGGCAGCTGTCATTAAGCCTTTGGCAACATTGCCCCCAGATGAG GCCCTATCCTACCCTGTGGACCATGGTGAGCGAGGTCCAATCCGCTGCAACCGCTGCAAAGCATACATGTGCCCATACATGCAGTTCATCGAGGGTGGCCGACGCTTCCAGTGTGGCTTCTGCAGCTGCGTGACAGAAG TACCTCCATACTACTTCCAGCACTTGGACCACACTGGGAAACGGGTTGACTGTGATCGGCCAGAACTTTCTTTGGGCAGCTATGAGTTTCTGGCCACTGTGGAATACTGCAAG AACAACAAGCTGCCCCAGCCGCCAGCCTACATCTTCCTTATTGATGTATCATACAGCGCCATGAAGAGTGGTCTAGTCAGCATCGTCTGTGAGGAGCTGAAGACCTTACTTGACTACCTGCCGAG AGAGACCAACGAAGGAGAGTCAAGCATCAGGGTTGGCTTTGTCACCTACAACAAGGTGCTGCACTTCTACAATGTGAAGAGCTCCCTGGCCCAGCCCCAGATGATGGTGGTCTCAGATGTGGCTGACATGTTTGTCCCTCTACTTGATGGCTTCCTGGTGAATGTGGGCGAGTCCCGCGCTGTCATAAATAG TTTACTGGATCAGATACCTGAGATGTTTGCCGACACGAGGGAAACGGAGACGGTGTTTGGACCTGTTATCCAGGCTGGACTAGAGGCCCTCAAG GCCGCTGACTGCGCTGGGAAGCTCTTCGTCTTCCACTCATCGCTGCCAATTGCAGAGGCCCCTGGGAAGCTGAAGAACCGTGAGGATAAGAAGCTCATTGGCACCGACAAAGAGAag TCCCTGTTTCAGCCCCAGGTCACTTTCTATGGTAACTTGGCAAAGGAGTGTGTGGCTCAGGGTTGCTGTATGGACCTTTTCCTCTTCCCCAATCAGTATGTGGACGTGGCTACGTTGGGCATTGTACCCTCCTTCACTGGAGGCTCTCTCTACAAATACACCTACTTCCAG GCTACCACAGACAGGGAATGTTTTCTCCACGACCTGCGCAGGGCTGTTCAGAAGCACATGGGCTTTGATGCTGTGATGAGAGTGCGGACCAGCACTG GTATCCGAGCCATGGACTTCTACGGCTCCTTCTACATGAGCAACACCACTGACGTGGAGCTAGCTGGACTGGACTGTGACAAGACTATCACAGTTGAGTTCCGACATGACGACAAACTCAGCGAAGAGACTGGTGCCCTCATACAG TGTGCCGTGCTCTACACTAGCTGTAGTGGACAGCGGCGGCTCCGGGTCCACAACCTGGCTGTGAACTGTTGCACGCAGCTAGCAGACCTGTATCGCAACTGCGAGACAGACACCCTAATCAACTTCTTCGCCAAACACG CTTATCACAGTGTTCTCAGCAATCCCACCAAGAACGTGAGAGACGGCCTCACCAACCAATGTGCCCAGATCCTTGCCTGCTACCGCAAGAACTGCGCTAGCCCCTCATCAGCTGGACAG TTGATCCTGCCAGAGTGTATGAAGCTTCTGCCGGTCTACCTGAACTGTGTGCTGAAGAGCGATGTGCTGCATCCTGGGGCTGACGTGTCCCTGGATGAACGGGCCTACCTGCGTCAGCTGGTCTCCTGCATGGATGTGGCTGAGAGCCATGTGTTCTTTTATCCACGCCTATTGCCACTG CAAAAGCTGGATTTGGAGAGCGAAGCCCTTCCAGTGGCTGTGAGGGACTCGGAGGAAAGGCTGTCGAAGGGAGGGGTCTATTTGCTGGAGAATGGCCTGCAGCTCTTCCTCTGGGTGGGAGCCAACACTCAGCAGGAGCTACTGCAGAACATCTTTGGCATCTCTTCCTTCGGGCAGATTGACCCCAACATG ACAACTCTACCAGTGTTGAACAATCCTTACTCAAAGAAGCTGCGCGACATGATCAAGTCCATTCGCGATCAGCGGTCCCGCTATATGAAG CTGCTGGTGGTCAAACAGGAAGACAAGCTGGAGCTCATTTTCAGGCACTTTCTGGTagaagacaaaaacaacagtGGTGGTGCATCCTATGTGGACTTTCTGTGTCACATGCACAAGGAGATCCGCCAGCTGCTCAGCTAG